One part of the Marinobacterium rhizophilum genome encodes these proteins:
- a CDS encoding TRAP transporter large permease codes for MSISIVFLSFSAMLGLLLLGLPIAVTMALVGMIGGGIAFGWPFLESTGAVVWSVHNENILTAIPLFVLLGELMLRSGIADRMYVAMAAWLGRLPGGLVHTNIGCCALFAATSGSSVATAATIGTVALPTLEERKYSMKQALGSLAAGGTLGILIPPSVNMLIYGSLTNNSIGKLFMAGLVPGILLSLLFMGYIAVTNWGPDGKREETVSLRDKLRLSLNLIPPTVIFGIVMGSIYLGIATATESAALGVMAALFFGWRSGRLNLEFFKNCFVQTARITGMILLIITAAFILNLTISLTGVVDDLTAWVVSFGLSTTGLLLVLILFYLCLGMFMDVLSMQVVTIPITYPIMMAMGVDPIWFGVFIVLMCELGMITPPVGMNLFVVQSVRKDGGNIQEVMWGVLPYMLMMLAFTVALMIFPQIALWLPELMH; via the coding sequence ATGAGTATATCCATCGTATTTCTGAGTTTTTCCGCCATGCTGGGCCTGCTGCTGCTGGGCTTGCCCATTGCCGTTACCATGGCGCTGGTGGGCATGATCGGTGGCGGCATCGCCTTCGGCTGGCCCTTTCTGGAGTCCACCGGCGCGGTGGTCTGGAGTGTGCACAACGAGAATATCCTGACCGCCATTCCGCTGTTCGTGCTGCTGGGGGAGCTGATGCTGCGCAGCGGCATCGCCGATCGCATGTACGTGGCCATGGCGGCCTGGCTGGGGCGCCTGCCCGGCGGGCTGGTGCACACCAATATCGGCTGCTGCGCGCTCTTTGCCGCCACCTCGGGCTCCTCGGTGGCCACCGCCGCGACCATCGGTACCGTGGCACTGCCGACGCTGGAAGAACGCAAGTACTCCATGAAACAGGCGCTGGGCAGCCTGGCCGCCGGCGGCACCCTGGGCATCCTGATCCCGCCGAGTGTCAACATGCTGATCTACGGCTCCCTGACCAACAACTCCATCGGCAAGCTGTTTATGGCGGGCCTGGTGCCGGGCATTCTGCTGAGCCTGCTGTTCATGGGCTATATCGCCGTGACCAACTGGGGGCCCGACGGCAAGCGCGAGGAAACCGTTTCGCTGCGGGACAAGCTGCGCCTGTCGCTCAACCTGATTCCGCCGACGGTGATCTTCGGCATCGTTATGGGCAGCATCTACCTGGGGATCGCCACGGCCACGGAATCGGCGGCGCTGGGCGTGATGGCGGCCCTGTTCTTCGGCTGGCGTTCCGGCCGGCTGAACCTGGAGTTTTTCAAGAACTGCTTCGTGCAGACGGCACGCATCACCGGCATGATCCTGCTGATCATCACCGCCGCCTTTATCCTTAACCTCACCATCAGCCTGACCGGTGTGGTGGATGATCTCACCGCCTGGGTCGTCTCCTTCGGGTTGTCCACCACCGGGCTGCTGCTGGTACTGATCCTGTTCTACCTGTGCCTGGGCATGTTTATGGATGTACTGTCCATGCAGGTGGTGACCATTCCCATTACCTATCCCATCATGATGGCCATGGGTGTAGACCCGATCTGGTTCGGTGTCTTTATCGTGCTGATGTGCGAACTGGGCATGATCACGCCGCCGGTGGGCATGAACCTCTTCGTGGTGCAGAGTGTGCGCAAGGATGGCGGCAACATTCAGGAAGTCATGTGGGGTGTATTACCCTATATGCTGATGATGCTGGCCTTTACCGTGGCGCTGATGATCTTCCCGCAGATCGCGCTCTGGCTGCCCGAGCTGATGCACTGA
- a CDS encoding TRAP transporter substrate-binding protein — protein sequence MKKTLLAAVLGACIAGAPAMAQEAVKLRVVGQPLATGLIQKNKEQPFFETLQAKTGLPIEVNYKPLDTTGIKDVEELRVLKSGMFDLVSLRMSQVSRDEPTILGLDLVGLSPDYKAGRDVADKYSKVVDARLQERFNTKLLGVWPFGPQVLFCKHPIASLSDVKGLKVRVYDQNLAQFVESVGGIPVPLGFGDVHQSLALGVVDCAITGPSSANSAGWPEVTTHVLPLAFQMALNGYGINLDTWNKFTPEQQQTLQGAFDTLVDDIWAYSEELFDDAGRCNVGATPCNTGTSFTLTEVPVSDSDMALLRNGVKEVSYPTWSEVCDKTNPQCSADWKKVLGESVGL from the coding sequence ATGAAAAAAACACTACTGGCCGCAGTACTGGGTGCCTGTATCGCTGGCGCGCCGGCGATGGCGCAAGAGGCGGTAAAGCTGAGGGTTGTGGGTCAGCCCCTGGCCACCGGCCTGATCCAGAAAAACAAGGAGCAGCCGTTCTTTGAAACCCTGCAGGCCAAAACCGGCCTGCCCATCGAGGTGAACTACAAGCCGCTGGATACCACCGGCATCAAGGACGTGGAAGAACTGCGGGTACTGAAGTCCGGCATGTTCGACCTGGTATCGCTGCGCATGTCCCAAGTCTCCCGTGACGAACCCACTATCCTGGGGCTCGACCTGGTGGGCCTGAGCCCGGACTACAAGGCCGGGCGCGACGTCGCCGACAAGTACAGCAAGGTGGTGGATGCGCGCCTGCAGGAGCGCTTCAACACCAAGCTGCTGGGCGTCTGGCCCTTCGGCCCCCAGGTACTCTTCTGCAAGCACCCCATCGCCAGCCTGTCCGATGTGAAAGGCCTGAAGGTGCGCGTCTATGACCAGAACCTGGCGCAGTTCGTCGAGTCCGTGGGCGGCATTCCGGTACCGCTGGGCTTTGGCGATGTGCACCAGAGCCTGGCGCTGGGCGTGGTGGACTGTGCCATCACGGGCCCGAGTTCCGCCAACTCCGCCGGCTGGCCGGAAGTGACCACTCACGTGCTGCCGCTGGCCTTCCAGATGGCGCTCAATGGCTACGGTATCAACCTGGACACCTGGAACAAGTTCACGCCTGAGCAACAGCAAACGCTACAGGGCGCCTTCGATACCCTGGTGGATGATATCTGGGCCTATTCCGAAGAGCTGTTCGATGATGCCGGGCGCTGCAACGTGGGCGCCACGCCGTGCAACACCGGAACCAGCTTCACCCTGACCGAGGTGCCGGTGAGCGACAGCGACATGGCATTGCTGCGCAACGGCGTGAAGGAAGTTTCCTACCCGACCTGGTCCGAAGTCTGCGACAAGACAAATCCGCAGTGCTCGGCTGACTGGAAAAAAGTACTCGGCGAGTCCGTAGGACTGTAA
- a CDS encoding amidase: MAGQPEQSAAPDSADICSLGAAALSAAYARGALTPLQVLAAIEQRIAALNPRLNAIVTANPQVQADARASSARWAAGEPLSALDGVPVTVKDNIQVRDLACCWGSRLLADHVPRVDELPVARMRSAGMLILGKTNVPEFTLEGYTDNPLFGVTRNPWNPELTPGGSSGGAVAAVAAGMGPLAIGTDGGGSIRRPASHTGLVGLKPSIGAVARCDGLPPILLDFEVIGPIARSVADARLLFDLIAGPDGRDRRSLGAAQAAGQGATAGAGMQKPLRILYVKDFGGNALDREIDASVAGACETLRGLGHSVTEGPLPFSLDFVNSFWPVLGQVGVASLFETYPQAAELVSERFVQMAAAGAAVGAPAYLRALESVDQFRAEVTAAYGDIDIIMTPSAAALPWPAATPYPDHIDGREVGPRGHALYTNWVNTCGHPAINLPCAPSASGLPIGFQLVGSYGSDRDLLDLAEAYEARALAERGAPRWPA, translated from the coding sequence ATGGCAGGACAGCCTGAACAGAGCGCCGCGCCCGACAGCGCCGATATCTGCAGCCTGGGTGCGGCGGCACTCAGTGCCGCCTACGCCAGGGGCGCGCTGACGCCGCTGCAGGTACTGGCGGCGATCGAGCAGCGCATCGCGGCGCTTAACCCGCGGCTCAATGCCATCGTCACGGCCAACCCGCAGGTACAGGCCGATGCCAGGGCCAGCAGCGCCCGCTGGGCAGCGGGAGAGCCTTTGAGTGCGCTGGATGGCGTGCCGGTAACGGTGAAGGACAATATCCAGGTGCGGGACCTGGCCTGCTGCTGGGGCTCCAGGCTGCTGGCGGACCATGTACCCAGGGTCGACGAGCTGCCGGTGGCGCGCATGCGCAGCGCCGGCATGCTGATCCTCGGCAAGACCAACGTGCCGGAGTTCACCCTGGAGGGCTACACCGACAACCCGCTGTTCGGCGTGACGCGCAACCCCTGGAACCCGGAACTGACCCCGGGGGGCTCCAGCGGTGGCGCCGTGGCGGCGGTGGCCGCAGGCATGGGCCCGCTGGCCATCGGCACCGACGGCGGCGGTTCCATTCGCCGGCCGGCATCGCACACCGGGCTGGTAGGGCTCAAGCCCTCCATCGGTGCAGTGGCACGCTGCGACGGCCTGCCGCCGATCCTGCTGGATTTCGAGGTCATAGGCCCCATCGCCCGCAGCGTGGCCGATGCCAGGCTGCTGTTCGACCTGATCGCCGGGCCCGATGGCCGGGACCGCAGGTCGCTGGGGGCTGCCCAGGCCGCAGGCCAAGGTGCAACCGCCGGGGCCGGGATGCAAAAGCCGCTGCGTATTCTTTACGTGAAGGATTTTGGGGGTAATGCGCTGGACCGGGAGATCGACGCCAGCGTGGCGGGTGCCTGCGAAACCCTGCGCGGCCTGGGCCATAGCGTGACGGAGGGGCCGCTGCCGTTCAGCCTGGATTTCGTCAACAGCTTCTGGCCGGTACTGGGGCAGGTGGGGGTGGCCTCCCTGTTTGAAACTTATCCACAGGCCGCAGAGCTGGTCTCCGAGCGCTTTGTGCAGATGGCGGCTGCGGGGGCTGCGGTGGGCGCGCCGGCCTACCTGCGGGCGCTGGAAAGCGTTGATCAGTTCCGGGCGGAAGTCACGGCGGCCTATGGCGACATCGATATCATCATGACGCCCTCGGCGGCGGCACTGCCCTGGCCCGCGGCCACGCCGTACCCCGATCATATCGATGGCCGCGAAGTCGGGCCCCGGGGCCATGCCCTCTATACCAACTGGGTCAATACCTGCGGCCACCCGGCCATCAACCTGCCCTGTGCGCCATCGGCCAGCGGCCTGCCCATCGGCTTCCAGCTGGTGGGCTCGTATGGCAGCGACCGGGATCTGCTCGACCTGGCTGAAGCCTACGAGGCCCGCGCCCTGGCTGAACGCGGCGCGCCCCGCTGGCCGGCGTAG
- a CDS encoding maleate cis-trans isomerase family protein, with translation MNQRTLLGVLTPSSNTVLEPLTAEMLHGVPDVSAHFGRLKVTEISLRDQALSQFDNAPFVQSARLLADARVQSITWSGTSSGWRGFGDDEALCEVLQGETGIPACTSVLALNEIFHKTRVKNFALVTPYLDDVQDRIINNYREAGFNCIAERHLGDKGNFSFSEYSEETIAEMVRAVAAEQRPDAITIFCTNLRGPRVAAALEKELQIPIYDSIATGLWKGMKLAGADTRRIRGWGSLFSEVD, from the coding sequence ATGAACCAACGTACCTTGCTGGGCGTGCTGACGCCCTCGTCCAACACTGTGCTGGAGCCCCTGACCGCCGAGATGCTGCACGGGGTGCCGGATGTCAGCGCCCACTTTGGCCGCCTCAAGGTGACCGAGATATCGCTGCGCGACCAGGCCCTGAGCCAGTTCGACAACGCGCCCTTTGTGCAGTCCGCCCGCCTGCTGGCCGATGCGCGGGTGCAGTCCATCACCTGGAGTGGCACCTCGTCGGGCTGGCGCGGCTTTGGGGATGACGAGGCACTGTGCGAAGTGCTGCAGGGCGAAACCGGTATCCCGGCCTGCACTTCGGTGCTGGCGCTGAACGAGATCTTCCACAAGACCCGGGTGAAGAACTTTGCCCTGGTGACGCCCTACCTCGATGATGTGCAGGACCGGATCATCAACAACTACCGCGAGGCGGGCTTCAACTGCATCGCCGAGCGTCACCTGGGAGACAAGGGCAACTTCTCCTTCTCCGAGTACAGCGAAGAGACCATCGCCGAGATGGTGCGCGCCGTGGCGGCGGAGCAAAGGCCCGATGCCATCACCATCTTCTGTACCAACCTGCGCGGCCCCCGGGTGGCGGCTGCGCTTGAAAAGGAGCTGCAGATTCCGATTTACGACAGCATCGCCACGGGCCTGTGGAAGGGCATGAAGCTGGCCGGCGCCGATACCCGGCGCATCCGGGGCTGGGGGTCGCTGTTCAGCGAGGTGGATTAG
- the hydA gene encoding dihydropyrimidinase, with protein MSDLSSPSLAQPQTPSQPDAQALFDLVIRNGQVVTAADSSHCDIGIRDGRIVALGENLGAGREEIDASGKLVLPGGVDAHCHLDQPMPEGMKMADDFASGTRSAACGGTTTLIPFAAQEKGQSLRAAVEDYHRRAEGKALVDYAFHLIVTDPTETVLKDELPQLIREGCTSFKIYMTYDDLKLDDGQILDVLSVARNEGAMAMIHAENSDCIGWLTKRLLDAGHTEPRYHAAARPMLVEREATHRVIAYAELVDVPILIVHVSGREAVEQIRWARGQGLSVFAETCPQYLFLTAEDLGIDGYEGAKCVCSPPPRDEANQQVIWDGLSDGLFTIFSSDHAPFNYEDPLGKKPGGKEVDFHYIPNGIPGLETRLPLLFSEGVGKGRISINRFVELTATNPAKLYGLYPQKGSIAVGADADLVIWDAQREVTITNAQLHHDVDYTPYEGMQVTGWPETTLSRGEVVWGNGAPSQARGRGRFLPCGKPEMARPRVR; from the coding sequence ATGTCTGATCTGTCGTCGCCTTCCCTGGCGCAGCCCCAAACCCCCTCCCAACCTGACGCCCAGGCCCTGTTCGACCTGGTGATTCGCAACGGCCAGGTGGTGACCGCCGCCGATAGCTCCCATTGCGATATCGGTATCCGCGACGGGCGCATCGTGGCCCTGGGGGAAAACCTCGGTGCCGGCCGCGAAGAGATCGACGCCAGCGGCAAGCTGGTGCTGCCGGGTGGGGTGGATGCCCACTGCCACCTGGACCAGCCCATGCCCGAGGGCATGAAGATGGCGGATGACTTTGCCAGTGGCACCCGCTCCGCCGCCTGTGGCGGCACCACCACCCTGATTCCCTTCGCCGCCCAGGAAAAGGGCCAGTCGCTGCGCGCCGCGGTAGAGGACTATCACCGCCGTGCCGAGGGCAAGGCGCTGGTGGATTACGCCTTTCACCTGATCGTGACCGACCCCACTGAAACGGTGCTCAAGGACGAACTGCCCCAGCTGATCCGCGAGGGCTGCACCTCGTTCAAGATTTACATGACCTACGACGACCTCAAGCTCGATGACGGCCAGATCCTGGACGTGCTCAGCGTGGCCCGCAACGAAGGCGCCATGGCCATGATCCACGCCGAAAATTCCGACTGCATCGGCTGGCTCACCAAGCGCCTGCTGGATGCGGGCCATACCGAGCCGCGCTACCACGCCGCCGCCCGCCCCATGCTGGTGGAGCGCGAAGCGACCCACCGGGTTATCGCCTACGCGGAGCTGGTGGATGTGCCGATCCTGATCGTCCATGTGTCGGGGCGCGAGGCGGTGGAGCAGATCCGCTGGGCGCGGGGCCAGGGGTTGAGCGTGTTCGCCGAAACCTGCCCGCAGTACCTGTTCCTCACCGCCGAGGATCTGGGCATCGACGGTTACGAGGGGGCCAAGTGCGTCTGCAGCCCGCCGCCACGGGACGAGGCCAACCAGCAGGTGATCTGGGATGGTCTCAGCGATGGCCTGTTCACCATCTTCTCGTCCGACCACGCGCCCTTCAACTACGAGGACCCGCTGGGCAAAAAGCCCGGCGGCAAGGAAGTGGACTTCCACTATATCCCCAACGGCATTCCGGGGCTGGAAACGCGCCTGCCGCTGCTGTTTTCCGAAGGTGTGGGCAAGGGCCGCATCAGCATCAACCGCTTTGTCGAGCTCACCGCCACCAACCCGGCCAAGCTGTACGGCCTCTACCCGCAAAAAGGCAGCATCGCCGTGGGGGCCGACGCCGACCTGGTGATCTGGGATGCGCAGCGTGAAGTCACCATTACCAACGCGCAGCTGCATCACGATGTGGATTACACCCCCTACGAGGGCATGCAGGTCACCGGCTGGCCCGAAACCACCCTGTCCCGGGGCGAGGTGGTCTGGGGCAACGGTGCCCCGAGCCAGGCCAGGGGCCGCGGCCGCTTCCTGCCCTGCGGCAAGCCCGAAATGGCCAGGCCGCGGGTGCGCTAG
- a CDS encoding bile acid:sodium symporter: MVWFLPLGLCLAIGAALLLPGPGEALNQLGLPALLVALIFLINGMQTRLSGLRLEPRFGATFVAAALISLLLSPLLGWLIVRVSGVDASLGLGLLVMALVPPTLSSCIVLTRVAGGKAVWALFLTLGLSFLGILTIPLLLSTLVGSSIELSPWPLLFKLLQIVLLPFVLGLLLRPLLTALAEAPWLGLVPTASVIVTVWITLSASAAALYQLALPALAGIAVLAFVLHGLLLLLGMLAARLLHLEAGERSALMLTASQKTLPVAVSVLVGLGAPTGVAVISCILFHLLQLLFDSLLAPRLRR, from the coding sequence ATGGTGTGGTTTCTGCCGCTGGGATTGTGCCTGGCCATAGGGGCGGCTCTGTTGCTGCCGGGCCCTGGGGAGGCGCTGAATCAGCTGGGCCTGCCGGCGCTGCTGGTGGCACTGATCTTCCTGATCAACGGCATGCAGACCCGCCTCTCGGGCCTCAGGCTCGAGCCGCGCTTTGGTGCCACCTTCGTGGCGGCGGCCCTGATCAGCCTGCTGCTGTCGCCGCTGCTGGGCTGGCTGATCGTGCGGGTCAGCGGGGTGGATGCCAGCCTCGGGCTGGGGCTGCTGGTCATGGCGCTGGTGCCGCCGACCCTGTCGTCCTGCATCGTGCTGACCCGGGTGGCCGGCGGCAAGGCGGTCTGGGCGCTGTTCCTGACCCTGGGTCTGAGTTTCCTCGGCATCCTGACGATTCCGCTGCTGCTCAGCACCCTGGTGGGCAGCAGCATCGAGCTCTCGCCCTGGCCGCTGCTGTTCAAGCTGCTGCAAATCGTGCTGCTGCCCTTTGTGTTGGGCCTGCTGCTGCGGCCCCTGTTGACGGCCCTGGCCGAGGCGCCCTGGCTCGGGCTGGTGCCTACCGCCAGCGTGATTGTCACGGTCTGGATTACGCTGTCCGCCAGCGCGGCGGCCTTGTATCAGCTCGCCCTGCCGGCGCTGGCGGGCATCGCCGTGCTGGCCTTTGTGCTGCACGGGTTGCTGTTGCTGCTGGGCATGCTGGCGGCGCGGCTGCTGCACCTGGAGGCGGGGGAGCGCAGTGCGCTGATGCTCACGGCCTCGCAAAAGACCCTGCCGGTGGCGGTCAGCGTGCTGGTGGGGCTGGGGGCACCGACCGGCGTGGCGGTGATCAGCTGTATCCTGTTCCACTTGCTGCAGTTGCTGTTCGACTCCCTGCTGGCGCCGCGGTTGCGGCGCTGA
- a CDS encoding 2-keto-4-pentenoate hydratase, with protein MSLTQTQVEQAAELFLQAYRSGQQIEDLPPALEPQSKADAYAIQAIVAAARCGAPVRTWKVGAPNLDTEPYAAPIFESVVSDSPTLVPAEKLHMIGIEVELAYRFSQDLPPRAQPYSVDEVAAAVEGVYVVIEVVDTRLKAWKTCAELWKLADNQINAALIVGNGVQDWRALDPATLAGELIVDGKVLVRGQGAHSVGDPMHLVHWTANHLTGRNGGLKQGDLVTTGTWTGMQFVEPGAEVVGRFEGVGEARVGFPL; from the coding sequence ATGTCACTCACCCAAACCCAGGTCGAACAGGCCGCCGAGCTCTTTCTGCAGGCCTACCGCAGCGGCCAGCAGATCGAAGACCTGCCGCCGGCGCTGGAACCCCAAAGCAAGGCCGATGCCTACGCCATCCAGGCCATCGTTGCCGCTGCCCGCTGCGGTGCGCCGGTCAGGACCTGGAAGGTCGGCGCCCCGAACCTGGACACCGAGCCCTATGCCGCGCCTATCTTCGAGTCGGTAGTCAGCGATTCGCCCACCCTTGTCCCGGCCGAAAAACTGCACATGATCGGTATCGAGGTGGAGCTGGCGTACCGCTTCAGCCAGGACCTGCCGCCCCGGGCACAGCCCTACAGCGTGGATGAAGTGGCCGCCGCCGTGGAAGGCGTGTACGTGGTGATCGAGGTGGTGGATACCCGCCTGAAAGCCTGGAAAACCTGTGCCGAGCTGTGGAAGCTGGCGGACAACCAGATCAATGCCGCACTGATCGTCGGCAATGGCGTGCAGGACTGGCGCGCTCTGGACCCGGCAACGCTTGCCGGTGAGCTGATCGTCGATGGCAAGGTGCTGGTGCGGGGCCAGGGCGCCCATTCGGTGGGTGATCCGATGCACCTAGTGCACTGGACGGCAAACCACCTGACCGGGCGCAACGGCGGTCTGAAGCAGGGTGACCTGGTGACAACCGGCACCTGGACGGGAATGCAGTTTGTAGAGCCGGGAGCCGAGGTGGTGGGAAGGTTTGAGGGCGTGGGGGAGGCGAGGGTGGGTTTTCCGCTTTGA
- a CDS encoding pyridoxal-phosphate-dependent aminotransferase family protein: MTYRSGRHFLQIPGPSNVPDRILRAMDKPTMDHRGPEFAELGKTVLAGMQQIFKTENPVVIYPASGTGAWEAALVNTLSAGDRVLMCETGQFATLWHGMAQKLGLDAEFIDGDWRHGVDPAAVQRHLSEDRDHQIKAVCVVHHETSTGVTSDVAAVRRAIDAAGHPALLLVDTISGLGSVDFRTDEWGVDVAITCSQKGLMMPPGLSFNSISARALQASKQAGLPRSYWGWDEMLQHNARGYFPYSPATNLLYGLKEAIAMLLEEGLDNVFARHARFSEATRRAVRAWGLEVLSLVPSEHSNVLTAVLMPEGESADRLRAVILENFDMSLGTGLNKLQDRVFRIGHLGDFNDLSLIGTLGGIEMGLSAAGISHNKGGVQAALDYLAEVAAGGQDCARQRVA, translated from the coding sequence ATGACTTACCGAAGTGGCCGCCATTTTTTGCAGATTCCAGGGCCCAGCAATGTGCCCGATCGCATTCTGCGGGCGATGGACAAACCCACCATGGATCACCGCGGGCCGGAATTCGCCGAGCTCGGAAAAACGGTGCTGGCCGGGATGCAACAGATCTTCAAGACCGAGAACCCGGTGGTGATCTACCCGGCCTCCGGCACCGGGGCCTGGGAAGCCGCGCTGGTGAATACCCTGAGTGCCGGTGACCGGGTTCTGATGTGTGAAACCGGCCAGTTCGCCACCCTGTGGCACGGCATGGCGCAAAAGCTTGGGCTCGATGCCGAGTTCATCGACGGTGACTGGCGCCACGGTGTTGATCCGGCGGCGGTACAGCGCCACCTGAGCGAAGATCGCGATCACCAGATCAAGGCGGTCTGCGTGGTCCATCACGAAACCTCCACCGGCGTGACCAGCGATGTGGCGGCGGTGCGTCGTGCCATCGATGCCGCCGGTCACCCGGCGCTGCTGCTGGTGGATACCATTTCGGGCCTGGGCTCGGTGGATTTTCGCACCGATGAGTGGGGCGTGGATGTGGCCATCACCTGCTCGCAGAAAGGCCTGATGATGCCGCCGGGCCTGAGCTTCAACAGCATCAGCGCCAGGGCGCTGCAGGCTTCGAAGCAGGCGGGACTGCCGCGTTCCTACTGGGGCTGGGACGAGATGCTGCAGCACAACGCCAGGGGCTATTTCCCCTATTCACCGGCCACCAACCTGCTGTACGGCCTGAAGGAAGCCATCGCCATGCTGCTGGAAGAGGGGCTGGATAACGTCTTTGCCCGCCATGCCCGCTTCAGCGAAGCCACGCGCCGTGCGGTGCGAGCCTGGGGACTGGAGGTGCTGAGCCTGGTGCCCTCCGAGCACAGCAATGTCCTCACCGCCGTGCTGATGCCCGAAGGCGAAAGCGCCGACCGGCTACGGGCGGTGATTCTGGAAAACTTCGACATGTCCCTGGGCACCGGGCTGAACAAGCTACAGGACCGGGTGTTCCGCATCGGCCATTTGGGAGATTTCAACGATCTCAGCCTGATCGGCACCCTGGGAGGCATCGAAATGGGCCTGAGTGCCGCCGGCATCAGCCATAACAAGGGCGGCGTGCAGGCCGCGCTGGATTACCTGGCCGAGGTGGCCGCAGGCGGGCAGGACTGCGCAAGGCAGCGGGTCGCCTGA
- a CDS encoding TRAP transporter small permease subunit — MKRIETIASMIFGAVFLLLSVLVSAETVLRKFFSMSLQGADELGGYALAVGGTLAFSLALLGRTHIRIDLFHELLPRKMQTGLNWLSAVLMAAFAATLCWTTFKVIGETRDYGSTAATPWATPLIYPQGVWFASIATFALVSAGFALRATWLLFSGNHDTLNTEFHPKGVSEEVKEELEDFEHRSQAPDESRHEARDAASAQNRTQAPLKTAGVTGTAGAAK; from the coding sequence ATGAAACGTATAGAGACGATCGCCAGCATGATTTTCGGCGCAGTTTTCCTGCTGCTGTCCGTGCTGGTCTCGGCCGAAACGGTTCTGCGCAAATTTTTCAGCATGTCCCTGCAGGGCGCCGATGAACTGGGCGGCTATGCCCTGGCCGTGGGCGGCACCCTGGCGTTCTCGCTGGCGCTGCTGGGCCGTACCCATATTCGAATTGACCTGTTCCACGAGCTGCTGCCAAGGAAGATGCAGACCGGCCTCAACTGGCTGTCGGCGGTGCTGATGGCGGCCTTTGCCGCCACCCTGTGCTGGACCACCTTCAAGGTCATCGGCGAAACCAGGGACTACGGCAGCACCGCCGCCACGCCCTGGGCCACCCCGCTGATTTATCCACAGGGCGTCTGGTTTGCCAGCATCGCAACCTTTGCCCTGGTGTCCGCGGGCTTTGCCCTGCGCGCCACCTGGCTGCTGTTCAGCGGTAACCACGACACTCTCAATACCGAGTTCCACCCCAAGGGTGTGTCCGAGGAGGTGAAGGAAGAGCTGGAAGATTTTGAACACCGCTCTCAGGCGCCGGATGAATCCCGACATGAGGCCAGGGACGCTGCGTCGGCGCAAAACCGGACGCAAGCCCCGCTCAAGACAGCGGGCGTAACAGGCACTGCGGGGGCCGCAAAATGA